The region TCGTTGCCGCGGCCGAACTTACCGGCCCACGGTTCGTCGCTACGATCAGCGGAGCGTACGCCGCGGCCCCAAACAGCTGATCGGTCGTGCTTATACCCCATCGTCGCGTATCGTCCTGCAGATAGCCCTTGGGCTGATTGACGTTGACGGTTCCAATTGCCGCTCGAAGGGCCTCCAGGCCAATCCCTGTATTGAAGAGAAGAGTTGGATTCGCTTCGATCCGGACAGCGGGCTTCGAGCTTCCTCCGCAGAAGGTTTGCCCCACGCCTTCCACTTGGGCAATCTTCTGGGCAAGGATGCTGTCACAGGCATCGTAGATCTGGGGCACCGACATGGTGTCGGAGGTCAGCGCCAGGATCAGGATCGGAGAATCGGATGGGTTGATCTTGCGATAGGAAGGGTTCTGGGGCAGATTCGAAGGAAGCTGGCTCCGCGCAGCATTAATAGCCGCCTGTACATCGCGCGCGGCTCCATTGATGTCGCGGCTCAGATCGAACTGCAGCACAATCGATCCGTTTCCCAGGCCGGAGTTGGACGTCATCTCATTGACGCCCGCGATTCTGGCAAACTGCCGCTCCAACGGCGTAACAATCGCCGAGGCTACTGTCTCAGGATCGGCGCCAGGAAGTCCGGCCCCGACCGAGATTGTGGGGAACTCCACCTGCGGCAGGCTGGAGACCGGCAGCATTTTATATGCGACGATGCCGGCCAGAATGATGGCGACCGAGAGCAGCGTCGTTGCGACAGGACGCTTGATAAAGGGCGCAGAAAAATGGACTCCCGCTACCCGCGGCATCTTTGCCGCGTCCTTACGGGCCTTCTCCATCTCGCGATCGAGGTCTCGTGTGTCCATCAGTCCGCACTCACCGCGTTCTCATGCTCGCGAAACTCTGCGTCAGCTTCGGCCGTATGCAGGTACTTACGACCAATCCGGTCAAAGAAGAGATAGACGACGGGCGTCGTATACAGCGTCAGAATCTGCGATACGATCAGACCTCCTACGATCGCGATGCCGAGCGGCCGTCGCAGCTCGCTTCCGGTGCCTGTCCCCATCGCTAGCGGGACTCCGCCCAGCAATGCTGCCATCGTGGTCATCATGATCGGACGGAAGCGAAGCAGGCAAGCCTGGTAGATTGCCTCCTCCGGCTCCATATTGTGTTCCCGCTCCGCCTCCAGGGCGAAGTCGATCATCATGATGGCGTTCTTCTTCACAATACCGATCAGCAGGATGATGCCGATCAGGGCGATCACGCTCAGGTTTATATGGAAGAGCAGAAGGGCAAGAATTGCACCCACACCTGCCGAAGGAAGCGTCGACAGAATCGTAATCGGATGGATATAGCTCTCATAGAGAACACCCAGCACGATGTAGACCACGATCAGCGCAGCCAGGATCAGCAGCGGTTCGTTAGAGAGTGATGCCACGAAGGCGCGGGCAGTACCCTGAAACTCTGCATTGACGCTTGCCGGCAGATTCAGCTCTGCCTTGGCGCGATTTACCGCTTCGACGGCATCGCCGATGGACTTTCCGGGAGCCAGATTGAAGGAGATCGTCACAGCAGGAAACTGCCCCTGGTGATTAATCGCCAGCGTTGTCTGTCGCTCTTCGACGTGCGTGATCGCGGTTAGAGGAACCTGGGTGCCATTCGAGCTCTTGACGTAAATGTTGTTTAGCGCGTTCGGATTCAACTGGTACTTCGGCTCGACCTCCAGGATCACGTGATACTGGTTTAGCTGGGTGAACATCGTCGAGACCTGCCGCTGTCCAAAGGCATCGTACAGAGTGTCGTCGATGTTCTGCGGTGTAATCCCCAGTCGTGAGGCCGTGTCGCGGTCGATGACCAGGTGGGCCTCCAGACCCTCCAGTTGCTGGTCGCTCGCTACATCGGTCAACTCCGGAACCTGCTTCAGCTTCGCCACCATCTGGCGAGTCGCACTTGCCAGCTCCGCTGCGTTGGCATCCTCGAGAGTGTACTGGTACTGTGTGCGGCTCACGCGGTCTTCCACCGTCAGATCCTGCAACGGCTGAAGATAGGCCTGAATGCCTTCCACCTGGGCGAGTTTCGGTCCAAGCCGGCGGATCACATCGACGGCGGAATCGGAGCGCTCTTCACGGTCGTGCAGATTAATCTGAATACGGCCGCTGTTCAGGGTGGAGTTGGTGCCATCGATGCCAATGAAGGACGATACACTCTCCACATCCGGATCCTCAAGGATGACGCGCGCAAGCTGTTGCTGCCGCGTGCTCATCGCCTCGAAGCTGATCGTCTGCGGTGCTTCCGTGATGGCGAGCAGCACACCTGTATCCTGTACCGGGAAGAAGCCCTTGGGGACGATGATGTACAGATAGATCGTCAGCAGGAACGTAGCCAGCGTCACCAGCAGGGTCAGTGTCTGATGCCGCAATACCCAGCGGACTCCAACGGCATACTTTTCGATGACGTAATTAAAGAACTGTTCGCTCTTGTGATAGAAAGCGCCCTTTTCGTGCTCCGGCTTATGGCGCAGTAACTTGGCGCACATCATCGGAGTCAGCGTCAGGGAGACGACCGCGGAAACCAGGATCGTGACCGACAGCGTAACCGCAAACTCGCGGAAGAGCCGGCCGACAATATCTCCCATGAACAGCAGCGGAATCAGTACGGCGATCAGGGAGATGGTCAGAGAGAGAATCGTAAACCCGATCTGCTCCGATCCTTTGAGCGCTGCCTCCAGCGGCGAGTCGCCCATCTCCAGATAACGATCGATGTTCTCGATCATCACGATGGCGTCGTCAACCACAAAGCCGGTGGAGATTGTCAACGCCATCAGACTCAGGTTATTGAGGCTGTAGCCCAGCAGATACATCACGCCAAAGGTGCCGATGATCGAAAGCGGTACGGCGACCGAAGGGATGATGGTGGCCGATAGCGACCGCAGAAAGAGAAAGATCACCATCACAACCAGCGCAATGGTTAGCATCAGTTCGAACTGAACGTCTTTGACGGAAGCCCGAATGGTATTGGTTCGGTCGGTCAGAATCTCGAGCGATACGCTCGCCGGCAGAGTCGTGCGCAGCTGCGGCAACAGCTTCTGAACCTCATCGACCACGCCGATGATATTGGCTCCCGGCTGGCGTTGAATGTTGACGATCACGGCAGGCTTCAGTTGAGCGTCGCGTGCAGGGATCTCCTTGCCATTGGCGTCCTTGTGGGCGGGCCGTGCGGCAGTCCCCATCCAGGCTGCCTGGTAAAGGTTTTCGGCGCTGTCAACTGCGTTGGCGACGTCTTTAAGCCGAACCGGTGAGCCATTACGGTACGCAATGATGACATTCGCGTAATCTGCGCTCGACAACAACTGGTCGTTTGCGCCAATGGTGTACGACTGGTGGGTTCCGTTCAGGTTTCCCTTGGCCTGATCGACGTTCGCCGTCGCAACAGCCGACCGCAGATCTTCCAGGCTCATACCATAGTTCGCCAAAGCCATAGGATTGGCCTGAATGCGAACCGCTGGCTTCTGGCCTCCGTTGATCGACACGAGACCGACGCCGGTAAGCTGCGAGATCTTTTGCGCCAGGACCGTATCGGCCAGGTCTTCGACCTTCACCAGCGGCAGCGTATCGCTTGAGAGCGCCAGTGTAAGGATCGGAGCGTCCGCCGGGTTTACCTTGCTGTAAACAGGAGGATTCGGAAGGTCCTTGGGGAGATAGCTGTAGGCCGCATTGATCGCTGCCTGAACGTCCTGCTGGGCAATGTCGATCGACTCCGAGAGGTCGAACTGCAGTGTAATGACGCTGCCACCCCCGGAACTGGTCGAGGTCATCTGGGTAAGGCCCGGAATCTGGCCAAACTGACGCTCCAGTGGAGCCGTCACTGAGGATGCCATCACCTCAGGGCTTGCGCCCGGATAGAAGGTCATCACCTGGATGGTGGGATAGTCGACTTGCGGCAGCGCGGAGACCGGAAGCTGAAGGTATGCAACCCAGCCGGCAAGCAAAATGGCCACCATCAGAAGCGAGGTGGCCACCGGCCGCAGGATAAATGGCCGTGAAGGGCTCATGGCTGCTGGCCTCCTGTACGGTCCTGCTTGCCTTGCTGTCGATCGCCATTTTGCGAGTCGGAGACCACGCCGGTGTCTTCCCGGTTCGGGTTCACCGCGCGCGGTCCGTTGGGATTGGCAGACTGCCGCGGGATCACCCGGCTTCCACTGCGCAGCTTCTCCTGTCCGTCCACAACAATCGTGTCACCGGGCTTGACGCCGCCCGAAAGGATTACCTGCGAACCCTCGGTCAGGTCAACCTTGACCGGCTGTGCAACGACATAAAAGTGAGGCTGGTTCTGGTTCGTCGCGGTGCCGGTATTGGCATCACCTTTCCGGCCTGCACGCTGTTGTGCTGGCGGGTTTGCAGCCTGCAGCTCCGCAGGAGGATCACCCGGCTTCACCATGTACACGTAGTTCCCCTCCGAGCCGCTCAACAACGCTGCGCTCGGAATGACGATCGAGTTCGGACGCTGCTGCAAAACTAGGCGAACATTCACAAACTGGTTCGGAAACAGAGCTCCGTCTTTATTGTCAAAGACCGCCTTTACCTTCACAGTGCCCGTCGTGGTGTCGATCTGGTTGTCGACCGTAAGGACTGATCCGGTAGCCAGATGGGTTGCGCCCGACCGGTCGTAGGCCTCTACCACCAGCTTTCTCCCCTGTCGCGTCAGGTCCAGCACTTCAGGAAGATGGTCTTCAGGAAGCGTGAAAATCACCGCAATCGGCTCCAGCTGCGTGACCACCAGAAGGCCGTTCGTGTCTGAGGCGTGAACAATGTTGCCGGGGTCGACCTGGCGCAAACCAACCACCCCATTGATAGGAGAGGTGATCTTCGTATAGTTCAGATTTACCTTCGCTGCCTGAATCGCTGCCTGATCAGCTTGGATCGCTCCGCCGGACTGGCCGGCGAGAGCTTGCTGGGCCTGCGCGTTTTCGCGCGAAACCACACCGGCTTCCAGAAGAGCGCTGTAGCGATTTGCCTGGGCCTGGTCATTGACGTGCTGCGCTTGGTCGCGTGCCAGCTGTCCCTGGGCTTGCGCCAAAGCTGCCTGGTACGGAGCCGGATCGATCTCCGCCAGCAATTCTCCCTGACGTACCCTCTGCCCCTCGCGCACATTGACCCGGTTCAACTGACCATCAACCCGCGATTTGACGGTTACGGTGTTATAGGCGGTAACCGTACCCAATGCAGTCAGATAGATCGGCATCGTCTTCTGCTGCACATGCACGGTCTGGACCGGCATGGGCCGATCTCCCATAGCCGACATCCGCTGGCCCTGGAACGACTGTTCCTGGGTGTTCTTGCGGATCTTCCACACTGCCGCTCCTACAATCAGTGCAATTACCAGAAAAATAATCCACTTCCGGGCACCAGACCGCTGCGGCTTCTCCGGCTCGGGGAGGCTGGGAAGCGGTTTGGCTGCCGGGAAGGCAGGCTTGGTTTCCTGTTCACTGATCGGGGCTGATGACATTGGCGCGCTCACCGTGCTCTCAATATTGCCTGGTCTTTAGAATGTGAAGAAATGTTTGAAACAAAGACTCTGCGCACCTTCTGCAGAGCCTCCAGAATAATTAATAATGACGTACAAGGAGAACCGAATGTTTCGTCTCCCTGGCGCATTCAACAGACAAGTTTCATGGATTTTGCATCTGAAGGCCGGTAATCGCCTCTTCTGGAAGGAAGGAACTGACTTTTGACCCAGTCCATCTCTGGCCTTGACCCTGTCGTCATGCCCGCGCTATGTGTCGATCTGGATGGCACGCTGGTAAAGTCCGATACGCTTGTCGATTCCACACTCGCTCTGGCACGGTATCGTCCGGAACTGCTGTGGAAGATTCCCGGCTGGCTCGTGCAGGGTAAGGCGGCCTTGAAGCGCCACATCACCTCTTCCGTGTCTCTCGATGTCGAGCACTTGCCTTATAACCGTGAGCTTCTTCAATA is a window of Edaphobacter sp. 12200R-103 DNA encoding:
- a CDS encoding multidrug efflux RND transporter permease subunit, yielding MSPSRPFILRPVATSLLMVAILLAGWVAYLQLPVSALPQVDYPTIQVMTFYPGASPEVMASSVTAPLERQFGQIPGLTQMTSTSSGGGSVITLQFDLSESIDIAQQDVQAAINAAYSYLPKDLPNPPVYSKVNPADAPILTLALSSDTLPLVKVEDLADTVLAQKISQLTGVGLVSINGGQKPAVRIQANPMALANYGMSLEDLRSAVATANVDQAKGNLNGTHQSYTIGANDQLLSSADYANVIIAYRNGSPVRLKDVANAVDSAENLYQAAWMGTAARPAHKDANGKEIPARDAQLKPAVIVNIQRQPGANIIGVVDEVQKLLPQLRTTLPASVSLEILTDRTNTIRASVKDVQFELMLTIALVVMVIFLFLRSLSATIIPSVAVPLSIIGTFGVMYLLGYSLNNLSLMALTISTGFVVDDAIVMIENIDRYLEMGDSPLEAALKGSEQIGFTILSLTISLIAVLIPLLFMGDIVGRLFREFAVTLSVTILVSAVVSLTLTPMMCAKLLRHKPEHEKGAFYHKSEQFFNYVIEKYAVGVRWVLRHQTLTLLVTLATFLLTIYLYIIVPKGFFPVQDTGVLLAITEAPQTISFEAMSTRQQQLARVILEDPDVESVSSFIGIDGTNSTLNSGRIQINLHDREERSDSAVDVIRRLGPKLAQVEGIQAYLQPLQDLTVEDRVSRTQYQYTLEDANAAELASATRQMVAKLKQVPELTDVASDQQLEGLEAHLVIDRDTASRLGITPQNIDDTLYDAFGQRQVSTMFTQLNQYHVILEVEPKYQLNPNALNNIYVKSSNGTQVPLTAITHVEERQTTLAINHQGQFPAVTISFNLAPGKSIGDAVEAVNRAKAELNLPASVNAEFQGTARAFVASLSNEPLLILAALIVVYIVLGVLYESYIHPITILSTLPSAGVGAILALLLFHINLSVIALIGIILLIGIVKKNAIMMIDFALEAEREHNMEPEEAIYQACLLRFRPIMMTTMAALLGGVPLAMGTGTGSELRRPLGIAIVGGLIVSQILTLYTTPVVYLFFDRIGRKYLHTAEADAEFREHENAVSAD
- a CDS encoding efflux RND transporter periplasmic adaptor subunit, with translation MSSAPISEQETKPAFPAAKPLPSLPEPEKPQRSGARKWIIFLVIALIVGAAVWKIRKNTQEQSFQGQRMSAMGDRPMPVQTVHVQQKTMPIYLTALGTVTAYNTVTVKSRVDGQLNRVNVREGQRVRQGELLAEIDPAPYQAALAQAQGQLARDQAQHVNDQAQANRYSALLEAGVVSRENAQAQQALAGQSGGAIQADQAAIQAAKVNLNYTKITSPINGVVGLRQVDPGNIVHASDTNGLLVVTQLEPIAVIFTLPEDHLPEVLDLTRQGRKLVVEAYDRSGATHLATGSVLTVDNQIDTTTGTVKVKAVFDNKDGALFPNQFVNVRLVLQQRPNSIVIPSAALLSGSEGNYVYMVKPGDPPAELQAANPPAQQRAGRKGDANTGTATNQNQPHFYVVAQPVKVDLTEGSQVILSGGVKPGDTIVVDGQEKLRSGSRVIPRQSANPNGPRAVNPNREDTGVVSDSQNGDRQQGKQDRTGGQQP